In Candidatus Margulisiibacteriota bacterium, a single genomic region encodes these proteins:
- a CDS encoding U32 family peptidase C-terminal domain-containing protein — protein sequence LCKKNNKKYYLALNIFAHNEDIRELETILPKLKKLDIDAFIVSDPGFIQILRQQIPEVQIHLSTQSNVLNYESVRFWKEQGVSRIILARELSKTELVMIRKENPETELEMFVHGAMCMAYSGRCNLSLYLLGRDANKGNCAHVCRWKYELLKNNSNQEILMEEQDRGVYILNSKDLNLAARIPEIISMGIDSLKIEGRNKTSYYIASITRVYRNIIDKTWKKIKDTKVRKTYLDELNKVSHREYTTGFFSSSDKDLFNFKSSEYIKDYKMVGMIESYEKHQLVINVRDEIKCGDEIEIIFPDIIDDQVIEIKKILNTSTGKELKAAHNGYRIMVPVNNKAGLIHNLIIRKKNE from the coding sequence ATTATGTAAAAAAAATAATAAAAAGTATTATCTGGCTTTAAATATTTTTGCTCATAATGAAGATATCAGAGAACTGGAAACTATTTTACCCAAACTGAAAAAGCTGGATATAGATGCTTTTATTGTATCTGACCCCGGTTTTATTCAAATTTTGAGACAGCAGATTCCTGAAGTCCAGATACATCTTTCTACCCAAAGTAATGTGCTGAATTATGAAAGTGTCAGATTTTGGAAAGAGCAGGGAGTCAGCCGAATCATTTTAGCTCGGGAGCTTTCCAAAACAGAACTGGTGATGATTAGAAAAGAGAATCCGGAAACCGAGCTGGAAATGTTTGTCCATGGGGCAATGTGTATGGCATATTCCGGCCGCTGCAACCTGAGCCTTTACCTGTTGGGTAGGGATGCCAACAAGGGAAATTGCGCTCATGTGTGCCGCTGGAAATATGAACTGCTGAAGAATAATTCCAACCAGGAAATATTAATGGAAGAGCAGGACAGGGGAGTTTACATCCTGAACTCCAAAGATTTGAATTTAGCGGCAAGAATACCAGAAATAATAAGTATGGGTATTGATTCGTTGAAAATTGAGGGCAGGAACAAAACCTCATATTATATTGCCAGTATAACCAGAGTTTACCGTAATATAATAGATAAAACATGGAAAAAGATAAAAGACACAAAAGTACGAAAGACTTACCTGGATGAGCTGAATAAAGTATCGCACAGAGAATATACCACTGGATTTTTTTCAAGTTCTGACAAGGATTTATTTAATTTCAAAAGTTCAGAGTATATAAAAGATTATAAAATGGTCGGCATGATAGAAAGTTATGAAAAACATCAACTTGTCATAAATGTACGGGATGAAATAAAATGTGGAGACGAAATTGAGATAATTTTTCCTGATATAATTGATGATCAGGTCATTGAAATAAAAAAAATATTAAATACATCAACAGGCAAGGAACTTAAGGCAGCGCATAATGGATATCGGATAATGGTGCCCGTTAACAACAAGGCGGGATTAATACATAACCTGATTATAAGAAAGAAAAATGAGTAA
- the lepA gene encoding translation elongation factor 4: protein MSNQKTIRNFSIIAHIDHGKSTLADRLLEMTHTISARDMKAQVLDTLDLEQERGITIKLQPARMMYKAKNGHNYMLNLIDTPGHVDFTYEVSRSLAACEGALLVVDASQGIEAQTMANIFLALENNLHIIPVINKIDLPSADIEKTKREIEAILGKTMMLEVSAKTGLGIESVLEAIVIEVPAPSGKEQAPLKALIFDSMFDAYRGVIVMVRVFDGEIFPGQKIKFMKAGASYEVLEVGCFKPQKVKTNKLSTGEVGYIVANIRKISDIRIGDTVTELNNETADHLPGYKEPKPMVFSGLYPVDSDNYPLLREALEKLKLNDSSLHYEPETSKALGFGFRCGFLGLLHLEIVKERLFREFNVNLIATIPGVVYRILLSDDEILLIDNPSKFPDRGRIQSIEEPVVKATILLPSDYVGSIMDLCNKRRGKMLNMEYLAETRVLLYYQLPLNEILVDFFNQLKALSKGYASLDYEFSGYQESDMVKVDILLNHDVVDAFSFITHKDNAYAKGRDMVNKLKEFIPKQMFEIPIQASIGSKVIARETIKAMRKNVTAKCYGGDITRKRKLLEKQKEGKKKMKSIGRVEIPEEAFLSILTIEND from the coding sequence ATGAGTAACCAGAAAACCATCCGGAATTTTTCAATAATCGCCCACATCGACCATGGCAAATCAACCCTGGCCGATCGTTTGCTGGAGATGACCCACACAATTTCAGCCAGAGATATGAAAGCGCAGGTGCTGGATACGCTGGATCTTGAACAGGAAAGAGGAATAACCATAAAGCTGCAGCCTGCCCGTATGATGTATAAAGCCAAGAACGGGCACAACTATATGCTGAATTTAATAGATACACCGGGCCATGTTGATTTTACCTACGAGGTATCCAGAAGTTTGGCTGCCTGCGAAGGAGCGCTTCTTGTGGTTGATGCTTCACAGGGAATCGAGGCTCAGACAATGGCTAATATTTTTTTAGCCCTGGAAAATAATCTGCATATTATTCCTGTAATAAATAAAATAGATCTGCCCTCTGCTGATATAGAAAAAACAAAACGTGAAATAGAAGCGATATTAGGAAAAACCATGATGCTGGAAGTGAGCGCGAAAACAGGACTTGGTATAGAGAGCGTACTGGAAGCGATTGTCATCGAAGTCCCGGCACCTTCCGGAAAGGAGCAGGCACCCTTAAAGGCGCTGATATTTGATTCCATGTTTGACGCTTATCGCGGAGTAATTGTTATGGTCAGAGTATTTGACGGAGAGATTTTCCCCGGTCAAAAAATCAAGTTTATGAAAGCTGGAGCCAGCTATGAGGTGCTGGAAGTAGGGTGCTTTAAGCCCCAAAAAGTAAAAACCAACAAACTTTCTACGGGCGAAGTAGGATATATTGTTGCCAACATCAGAAAAATTTCCGATATCCGTATAGGTGATACTGTTACAGAATTGAACAATGAAACAGCAGATCATCTGCCTGGCTATAAAGAACCAAAACCCATGGTTTTTTCCGGTCTATATCCCGTTGACAGCGATAACTACCCATTACTGCGGGAAGCCTTGGAAAAACTAAAACTAAACGATTCCTCGCTGCACTATGAACCGGAAACATCAAAAGCTCTAGGTTTTGGATTTCGTTGCGGGTTTTTAGGCCTGCTGCACCTGGAAATTGTTAAAGAGCGTTTATTCAGGGAATTTAATGTAAACCTTATAGCTACTATTCCGGGCGTTGTTTATAGAATACTTTTATCTGATGATGAAATATTGTTAATTGATAATCCGTCCAAGTTCCCGGACAGAGGCAGGATTCAAAGCATTGAAGAACCAGTAGTCAAAGCAACCATTCTTTTACCATCAGATTATGTGGGGTCAATTATGGATTTGTGTAACAAACGCAGAGGTAAAATGCTTAACATGGAATATTTGGCTGAGACCAGAGTGCTGCTTTATTATCAACTTCCCTTAAATGAAATTCTGGTAGATTTTTTTAATCAGCTGAAAGCACTGAGCAAAGGATATGCTTCACTGGACTATGAATTTTCCGGCTACCAGGAGTCTGATATGGTAAAAGTGGATATACTGCTTAATCATGACGTTGTCGACGCTTTTTCATTCATCACCCATAAAGACAACGCCTATGCCAAAGGTCGTGATATGGTGAATAAACTGAAGGAATTTATCCCCAAACAAATGTTTGAAATACCTATTCAGGCCTCTATAGGCAGTAAAGTTATCGCCAGAGAAACAATTAAAGCCATGAGAAAGAACGTTACAGCCAAATGCTATGGAGGGGACATTACCAGAAAAAGAAAATTGTTGGAAAAACAAAAAGAAGGCAAAAAGAAAATGAAGAGCATCGGTCGGGTAGAAATCCCGGAAGAAGCATTTTTATCCATATTGACCATAGAAAATGACTAG
- the hemW gene encoding radical SAM family heme chaperone HemW: MGIALYIHIPFCTRKCGYCSFFSISHNFELENKYCTSLVQEIRGYEAQNINIDTIYFGGGNPALLNPGHLKIILEVIRESFIFEQKPEITLEANVENLEEKKLDSYKKMGINRLSVGIQSFDAEKLKILGRHRTVEPYAILNKVLAEFNNVSLDLIYAIPSQTAEDVAADINSIPEQVKHVSYYSLMLEKGTELYSRYKKGTIKLLSENEELKMQQTIIKELKIRKLSRYEISNFALKGYESRHNLHYWRYDEYLGVGAGAVSTLNHTRLENVRDIQKYINGQRLLKKYKLNTKTREKEFLMMNLRLIKGFELQQYGDNFQANFKIKYKKFINKYFKYLSLSKEKLAFNSKGLNIYNLLMSELFIEV, encoded by the coding sequence GTGGGCATTGCTTTATATATTCACATACCTTTTTGTACCAGAAAATGCGGTTACTGTAGCTTTTTTTCGATATCCCACAATTTTGAGCTTGAAAACAAATATTGTACAAGCCTGGTCCAGGAAATACGTGGTTATGAAGCGCAAAACATTAATATAGATACCATCTATTTCGGTGGGGGCAATCCGGCCTTGCTTAATCCCGGGCATCTGAAAATTATTCTGGAAGTTATCAGGGAGAGTTTTATTTTTGAACAAAAACCGGAGATTACCCTAGAAGCCAATGTGGAAAATCTTGAAGAAAAAAAGTTGGACTCATACAAAAAAATGGGTATTAATCGCTTGAGCGTAGGCATTCAATCTTTTGATGCTGAAAAATTAAAAATTCTTGGTCGGCACAGAACAGTTGAGCCCTACGCTATTTTGAATAAAGTTTTAGCAGAATTTAACAATGTCAGCCTGGACCTGATTTATGCGATCCCCAGTCAAACCGCCGAGGATGTTGCTGCTGATATTAACTCAATTCCTGAGCAAGTAAAACATGTTTCCTATTACTCGCTGATGTTGGAAAAAGGTACAGAACTGTACTCCCGCTACAAAAAAGGAACCATCAAATTGCTTTCAGAAAACGAGGAATTGAAAATGCAACAGACAATAATAAAAGAATTAAAAATAAGAAAACTCAGTCGTTATGAAATATCCAACTTTGCTTTAAAAGGTTATGAATCCAGGCATAACCTGCATTACTGGCGCTATGATGAGTATCTCGGGGTAGGCGCAGGCGCTGTTTCAACCTTAAATCATACCAGGCTTGAAAATGTCCGGGATATACAAAAATATATAAACGGCCAAAGACTACTTAAAAAATATAAGCTCAATACAAAGACAAGGGAGAAAGAATTTCTTATGATGAATTTGCGTCTGATAAAAGGATTTGAATTGCAGCAATACGGTGACAACTTTCAGGCGAACTTCAAAATAAAATACAAAAAATTTATAAACAAATATTTTAAATATCTAAGTTTAAGCAAGGAAAAACTTGCTTTTAACAGTAAAGGTTTAAATATATACAACTTGTTAATGTCAGAACTTTTTATAGAAGTATAA
- a CDS encoding type II secretion system protein, with the protein MRKGFSLIELLIALSIMALLGTLVIPNIKKVQTKSYQITSEINLKTFQSSLENYYVDNNIYPVGQLTASDLYIVLKNSEHLNSCPINPYYKNAYSNSDVKGKITYSSSSGDDYSLVLYGNDGQTVQLTLNKI; encoded by the coding sequence ATGCGTAAAGGATTCTCGCTCATCGAACTGTTAATTGCTCTGTCAATTATGGCATTGCTGGGAACTTTGGTAATTCCCAATATTAAGAAGGTACAAACAAAAAGTTATCAAATCACCTCGGAAATAAATTTAAAAACTTTTCAGTCTTCGCTGGAAAATTATTACGTTGATAACAATATTTATCCCGTAGGACAATTAACGGCTTCCGACCTCTATATTGTTCTGAAAAACAGTGAACACCTGAATTCCTGTCCAATTAATCCTTATTACAAAAATGCTTATAGCAACAGCGATGTTAAGGGTAAAATCACATATTCTTCGTCCAGCGGTGATGATTACTCTCTGGTTTTATACGGCAATGATGGTCAAACTGTACAACTTACCTTAAACAAAATTTGA
- a CDS encoding flavin reductase family protein — MKKDYKQNIYKKNYKKVHLKPGTMVYPLPAAIISCGILPREYNILTISWIGTICSEPPMLSISVRPVRYSYDIIKKNKEFVVNLPDSKMARTVDLCGVRSGRDINKWEVLKLKPCSSKIIKTPQIENCPVSIECMVKQIIPLGSHDCFIAEVVNVSVHAYLVNKNGYCDLEKADLLCYMHGAYHDLGKTIGRFGYSVKKS, encoded by the coding sequence ATGAAAAAAGATTACAAACAAAATATTTATAAAAAAAATTATAAAAAGGTTCACCTGAAACCAGGCACCATGGTTTATCCCTTGCCGGCGGCTATTATATCTTGCGGCATATTACCCAGAGAATATAACATTCTTACCATTTCCTGGATAGGAACCATTTGCTCTGAACCGCCAATGTTGTCGATTTCCGTAAGGCCTGTCCGATATTCTTATGATATTATTAAAAAAAATAAAGAGTTTGTTGTAAATCTACCGGACTCAAAAATGGCCAGAACAGTAGATCTTTGCGGAGTAAGATCAGGAAGGGATATCAATAAATGGGAAGTACTCAAATTGAAGCCCTGTTCTTCAAAAATTATTAAAACACCCCAGATTGAGAATTGTCCGGTCAGTATTGAATGCATGGTTAAGCAAATAATACCCTTGGGCAGCCATGATTGTTTTATAGCGGAAGTCGTAAACGTTTCCGTGCATGCCTATCTGGTTAACAAAAACGGTTATTGTGATTTGGAAAAGGCTGATTTGTTGTGCTATATGCACGGAGCTTATCATGATTTGGGAAAAACTATAGGAAGGTTTGGATACTCTGTGAAAAAATCTTAA
- the bshB1 gene encoding bacillithiol biosynthesis deacetylase BshB1 produces MEIDIMAIGAHPDDIEIGMGGTIAAFTNAGYKVVLLDLSDGEPTPEGTHTKRMKEAQKSAKILKIEKRITLDLINREITDSVENRKKVASVIRQYKPKILFIPYWDDGHPDHLEAAKLCQAARFYAKLSKTDMPNTPYYPKKIFHYLTLHMRLKTEPSFIFNISEFMETKIKALNSYVSQFVANKKNIHVFESVKLENAYWGKQIRQSFGEPFVCKEHIQLHTPESLLNA; encoded by the coding sequence ATGGAAATCGATATAATGGCTATAGGTGCACATCCTGATGACATTGAAATAGGTATGGGCGGAACCATAGCTGCTTTTACCAATGCCGGCTATAAAGTTGTACTTCTTGATCTTTCCGATGGCGAACCGACGCCTGAGGGTACTCACACGAAAAGAATGAAGGAAGCACAAAAATCCGCCAAGATACTAAAAATTGAGAAAAGAATTACCCTGGACCTGATAAACAGAGAAATTACAGACTCTGTAGAAAACCGCAAAAAGGTAGCATCTGTTATCCGGCAATATAAACCAAAGATATTATTTATTCCATATTGGGATGACGGCCATCCGGATCATCTGGAAGCTGCAAAGCTTTGCCAGGCAGCTAGATTCTATGCCAAGCTTTCTAAAACCGATATGCCTAACACGCCTTATTACCCGAAAAAAATATTTCATTATCTTACTTTGCATATGCGGCTTAAAACTGAACCTTCTTTCATTTTTAATATAAGCGAATTTATGGAAACTAAAATTAAAGCATTAAATAGTTATGTTTCTCAGTTTGTTGCCAATAAAAAAAATATTCATGTTTTCGAATCGGTAAAACTGGAAAATGCTTATTGGGGCAAACAAATACGGCAGTCTTTTGGCGAACCGTTTGTTTGCAAAGAACACATTCAGCTTCATACGCCTGAAAGCCTGTTGAATGCCTGA
- a CDS encoding glycosyltransferase family 2 protein: MTKNLLIIPFFNEEKTIKPVLNEIIKYYCDDILLIDDGSTDLSRCVVEALNRKDIMMIKHKKNQGYGKSLIDGFNYAIVNGYNLAITMDCDAQHEPSQIPAFIKNSVTADIVSGSRYLKEYTQNLDAPEDRFRINKIVTQALNKVLATKITDAFCGFKAYSINSLKKLKLTEKGYALPLQLLVQVAFLKLELTELPVPRLYFHAERSFGKILDDPDARLRYYLQTIEKEVKKWKSI; encoded by the coding sequence ATGACTAAAAATCTGCTGATTATTCCCTTTTTTAATGAAGAAAAAACAATAAAACCTGTTTTGAATGAAATAATAAAATATTATTGCGACGACATTTTACTAATAGATGACGGCTCAACAGACCTTTCCAGGTGTGTTGTAGAGGCACTAAACCGCAAAGATATAATGATGATTAAACACAAAAAAAACCAGGGTTATGGAAAATCTTTGATTGATGGATTTAATTACGCTATAGTTAACGGGTACAATCTGGCTATAACAATGGATTGCGATGCGCAACATGAACCGTCCCAAATCCCCGCTTTCATAAAAAACTCTGTAACTGCTGATATTGTTTCCGGAAGCCGTTACCTAAAAGAGTATACTCAAAATCTTGACGCTCCTGAAGACCGCTTCAGGATAAACAAAATCGTCACCCAGGCTTTAAACAAGGTTCTAGCGACAAAAATAACCGATGCTTTTTGCGGATTTAAAGCTTATAGTATTAACAGCTTAAAAAAATTGAAATTAACTGAAAAAGGCTATGCCTTGCCTCTTCAGCTGCTGGTCCAGGTTGCTTTTCTTAAGCTCGAGCTGACAGAGTTACCCGTGCCCAGGCTATATTTCCATGCCGAACGTTCGTTTGGAAAGATCCTGGATGATCCTGATGCGCGTTTGCGTTATTATTTGCAAACAATTGAAAAGGAGGTCAAAAAATGGAAATCGATATAA
- a CDS encoding glycosyltransferase: MAKSYPQVINNRKKPLISIILPIFNREQFLKETIESILIQSFQDFELLIINDGSIDRSVNIVDFFKQSYPQKIYCFTQPNKGVSSARNLGISKARGKYIAFIDSDDLWIKTKLEEQLAFMEQKKVAVCQTDETWIRNGKRVNHMKKHTKHSGNIFFDSLPLCIVSPSAVMIKKEVLDKVGCFDTRLPVVEDYDLWLRISLFYPIYLYPKKLIVKKGGHADQLSRKYWGMDRFRIYSMRKLLKQHAEHLSLLQKTALYWWIKEKAAIISSGAWKRKNFLLYLKYGYLFSFYYIKWNNI, from the coding sequence ATGGCTAAAAGCTATCCACAAGTTATAAACAACAGGAAAAAACCACTCATTTCTATTATTCTTCCGATATTTAACAGAGAGCAATTTTTAAAGGAAACCATTGAATCCATCTTAATTCAAAGCTTTCAGGACTTTGAGCTGTTGATTATCAATGACGGCTCTATTGACCGCTCGGTCAATATTGTTGATTTTTTTAAGCAGAGTTATCCACAGAAAATTTACTGTTTTACACAACCGAACAAAGGGGTTTCCAGCGCACGAAACCTTGGAATTTCCAAGGCTAGAGGCAAATATATAGCGTTTATAGATAGCGACGATCTGTGGATAAAAACAAAATTAGAAGAACAACTAGCTTTTATGGAGCAGAAAAAAGTTGCTGTTTGCCAAACTGATGAAACCTGGATCCGTAATGGAAAAAGAGTCAATCATATGAAAAAACACACCAAACACAGCGGGAATATTTTCTTTGACAGTCTGCCCCTTTGTATTGTTTCTCCTTCAGCGGTTATGATTAAAAAGGAAGTTCTCGATAAAGTTGGCTGCTTTGATACCAGACTACCAGTTGTCGAGGATTATGACCTGTGGTTAAGGATCAGTTTATTCTATCCTATTTATCTCTATCCAAAAAAACTAATCGTAAAAAAGGGTGGTCATGCAGATCAGCTATCACGAAAATATTGGGGTATGGACCGTTTTCGTATCTACTCCATGCGAAAATTATTAAAGCAACACGCGGAACATCTTAGCCTTCTGCAAAAAACAGCACTATATTGGTGGATCAAAGAAAAAGCAGCTATTATCAGTAGTGGCGCCTGGAAAAGAAAAAATTTTCTTCTTTATCTGAAGTATGGCTACCTGTTTTCTTTTTATTATATTAAATGGAATAATATCTGA
- a CDS encoding phosphoribosyltransferase family protein yields MLTETNKLSWEDFDKLSRKIYREIIESKVPIDSIIGIARGGLSLSGFLAYQLSIKKLYIINTQLYSDKKLISPKILYYPKEIKLNHVLVVDDILDTGSTYYLLKDLLAQIAEKSYWAVLIDKGKSNINVDFTGHKLNRDIWVEFPWN; encoded by the coding sequence ATGTTAACTGAAACAAACAAACTCAGCTGGGAAGATTTTGACAAATTATCCCGAAAAATTTATCGAGAAATTATAGAAAGCAAGGTGCCGATTGATTCTATTATCGGCATAGCCCGGGGAGGACTTTCTCTTTCAGGGTTTTTGGCATATCAGCTTTCAATAAAAAAACTTTATATAATAAATACTCAGCTGTATTCCGACAAAAAACTGATAAGCCCTAAAATTCTTTATTATCCTAAAGAAATAAAGCTGAACCATGTTCTGGTTGTCGACGATATTCTGGATACAGGGTCTACTTATTACTTATTAAAAGATTTATTGGCACAAATTGCTGAAAAATCCTACTGGGCTGTACTTATAGACAAAGGTAAAAGCAACATTAACGTTGATTTTACGGGCCATAAACTGAATCGTGATATATGGGTTGAATTCCCCTGGAACTAG
- the amrS gene encoding AmmeMemoRadiSam system radical SAM enzyme, translated as MKKANYYHSYPGKKVQCLLCPNKCMISPDKKGFCDIRQNKNGVLYNSIYNAYSSIAVDPIEKKPLYHFYPGSQILSLGSIGCNFKCRHCQNWQISQPGRNSVKREMQCIEPEEILNMTTKYYLDMVAFTYNEPNINFETIFEAAKLLKNNDKKVVSVTNGYVCLEPLAELMPYIDAYSIDLKAFTDKAYTKLTGVNAKENVQQVIDFLVKKEKHIELVWNLVTDINTDLGQIEEAFDWVASLSKYIPFHITVFFPNLDFADKMPVPGDVVSAATCLAKEKGLKYVYSSSSEDTLCPNCNFYLIKRRHFQIIENNTAGKICKNCHKVIPWFIN; from the coding sequence ATGAAAAAAGCAAACTATTACCATTCATATCCCGGAAAAAAGGTACAGTGCCTGCTGTGCCCTAACAAATGTATGATCAGCCCTGATAAAAAAGGTTTTTGTGATATAAGACAAAATAAAAACGGGGTGCTTTATAACAGTATATATAATGCTTATTCATCTATAGCGGTAGATCCTATTGAAAAAAAACCTTTATATCATTTTTATCCGGGTAGTCAAATCCTTTCCCTGGGTTCAATAGGCTGTAATTTTAAATGCAGGCATTGCCAGAATTGGCAGATATCGCAACCTGGACGTAATTCTGTTAAAAGAGAAATGCAGTGCATAGAACCTGAAGAAATTTTAAATATGACCACAAAATATTATCTTGATATGGTAGCTTTTACCTATAATGAACCCAATATTAATTTTGAAACAATTTTCGAAGCAGCAAAATTATTAAAAAATAATGACAAAAAAGTAGTTTCGGTTACCAACGGATATGTCTGCCTTGAGCCTCTGGCCGAATTAATGCCCTATATCGATGCTTATAGCATAGACTTGAAAGCATTTACAGATAAGGCGTATACAAAACTAACAGGAGTAAATGCAAAAGAAAATGTTCAACAGGTTATCGATTTTTTGGTAAAAAAAGAAAAACATATTGAACTTGTATGGAATCTGGTTACAGACATTAATACTGATCTGGGACAAATAGAAGAGGCATTTGACTGGGTGGCTAGCCTGAGTAAATATATTCCGTTTCACATAACAGTTTTTTTCCCGAATTTGGATTTTGCTGACAAAATGCCGGTTCCGGGAGATGTGGTATCAGCCGCTACCTGCCTGGCTAAGGAAAAAGGGCTTAAATATGTGTACAGCTCCAGTTCTGAAGATACATTATGCCCGAATTGTAATTTTTATCTGATAAAACGAAGACATTTTCAGATAATCGAAAATAATACTGCAGGGAAGATCTGTAAAAATTGCCACAAGGTTATTCCCTGGTTTATAAATTAA
- the cmk gene encoding (d)CMP kinase, whose amino-acid sequence MARTTNIIIAIDGPAASGKSTVAALLAKKMGITYLNSGQMYRAITYKCLANKISFSDIDKIVEITKNTSFSISANMLLIDGKNYKKQVSLPEVENNVSIVAKIPEVRDILIKKQREIARNKSIIMDGRDIGTIVFPDATYKFYLDASIETRAERRCKELAQKFPDQLFSLKKIINEIKDRDNIDMQRNVSPLKQAKDAILVDTTRLSIEEMMIQLYNTIKLGKEKNHEHA is encoded by the coding sequence ATGGCGCGGACAACAAATATTATAATCGCGATTGACGGGCCGGCGGCTTCAGGAAAAAGTACAGTAGCTGCTCTTCTGGCCAAAAAAATGGGTATTACCTATTTAAACTCCGGACAGATGTATAGAGCAATTACCTATAAATGTCTGGCGAACAAGATTTCCTTTTCTGATATTGATAAAATAGTGGAGATTACTAAAAATACTTCTTTTTCCATTTCCGCAAACATGCTGTTGATTGATGGAAAAAACTATAAAAAACAGGTTAGCTTGCCTGAGGTTGAAAACAATGTATCTATTGTAGCCAAAATACCGGAAGTTAGGGATATATTAATCAAAAAACAAAGAGAAATTGCCAGAAATAAAAGTATTATCATGGACGGCAGGGATATCGGGACGATTGTCTTTCCGGACGCTACTTATAAATTCTACCTGGATGCGTCTATAGAAACTAGGGCCGAAAGAAGATGTAAAGAGCTGGCTCAAAAATTTCCGGACCAGTTATTTAGTTTAAAAAAAATAATAAACGAAATCAAAGACAGAGACAATATTGATATGCAAAGAAATGTTTCTCCCTTAAAACAGGCCAAAGATGCAATATTAGTAGACACAACACGATTAAGCATAGAAGAAATGATGATTCAATTATATAATACAATAAAACTTGGGAAAGAAAAAAACCATGAACATGCTTAA
- a CDS encoding DUF502 domain-containing protein: MNMLKKKMTRLRNYFFTGLFVILPTIVTIWIVVFIFKLFGAPVGKFLNVLFFAKGLDKASEVILGFLIAVSLISLIGYLANITFLKRIANSIEEYLHKIPLINMIYPAVKKMIKAITTDNKTFQRVVLIEYPRKGLYSLCFVTKEVFPNVLNESENEKRLVSVFVPTTPNPTSGFILLVPRNEIKSVDISVEDGIKMIVSAGFVSPDEV; encoded by the coding sequence ATGAACATGCTTAAAAAGAAAATGACCAGGCTAAGAAACTATTTTTTCACAGGACTCTTTGTCATTCTTCCTACAATAGTGACAATTTGGATAGTTGTTTTTATTTTCAAACTGTTTGGCGCGCCGGTTGGTAAGTTTTTGAATGTTTTATTTTTTGCAAAAGGTTTGGACAAGGCGAGCGAGGTTATCCTCGGTTTTTTAATAGCAGTAAGCCTGATTTCCCTGATTGGATATCTGGCTAATATTACCTTTTTAAAACGTATTGCAAACAGCATTGAGGAGTACTTACACAAAATACCCCTTATAAACATGATTTATCCAGCAGTTAAAAAAATGATTAAGGCAATAACCACTGATAACAAAACTTTCCAGAGGGTTGTGTTAATAGAATATCCCAGAAAAGGGTTATATTCGCTATGTTTTGTCACAAAAGAAGTATTTCCTAATGTATTAAACGAAAGTGAAAATGAAAAAAGGCTTGTTTCAGTTTTTGTACCGACAACCCCGAACCCTACGTCAGGATTCATCTTATTGGTTCCCAGAAATGAAATCAAGTCTGTAGACATCTCTGTAGAAGATGGTATTAAAATGATTGTTTCAGCAGGCTTTGTATCACCAGATGAAGTCTGA